A section of the Asticcacaulis sp. EMRT-3 genome encodes:
- a CDS encoding thiamine phosphate synthase, giving the protein MTYATRFQYLYDKARLLAHSGPAIKPGALPPLFFFTDPKRTPHPEDIASLLPMGCGIVYRHFGETHALQRARLLRRIADDRGLTLLIGEDAALALEVGADGIHLAERSRARAESLKLAAPELILTIACHEADNLQDLPERDVLSAVFISPVFASHSPSAQGKAALGLKGLRAFTEATSLPVYGLGGINCDTITQLHNSGLAGVACIDAFTA; this is encoded by the coding sequence ATGACATATGCAACCCGTTTTCAATATCTCTATGACAAGGCGCGCCTTTTAGCGCATAGCGGCCCTGCGATAAAGCCGGGCGCCTTGCCGCCTCTGTTTTTCTTCACCGACCCCAAGCGCACGCCTCACCCCGAAGACATAGCCAGCCTGCTGCCGATGGGCTGCGGTATCGTCTATCGTCATTTCGGCGAGACTCATGCTCTGCAACGCGCCCGGCTTTTGCGCCGCATCGCCGATGATCGCGGCCTGACCCTGCTGATCGGCGAGGATGCGGCCCTGGCGCTGGAGGTCGGTGCCGACGGTATCCACCTGGCCGAACGCAGCCGGGCCCGCGCCGAAAGCCTGAAACTGGCCGCGCCCGAACTGATCCTGACCATCGCCTGCCATGAGGCGGACAATCTGCAAGATTTGCCGGAACGTGATGTTCTGTCTGCCGTCTTTATCTCGCCGGTCTTCGCCAGCCATAGTCCGTCAGCACAGGGCAAGGCGGCGCTCGGCCTCAAGGGCCTGCGCGCCTTCACCGAGGCGACCAGCCTGCCCGTCTATGGTCTGGGTGGCATCAATTGCGACACGATTACGCAACTGCACAACAGCGGACTGGCCGGGGTGGCCTGCATCGATGCGTTTACGGCCTAA
- a CDS encoding outer-membrane lipoprotein carrier protein LolA, producing MSLTRRLLLTALAAAALSSTALPVMAQSGKNQFSGLIAVPSFNAADKARIAEATRSLQDISSALGRFEQTDYRGRITHGTWYLQRPGKMRFEYDPPYSVVIVSDGKTVSMWDPRLETVDRVPLSETPLSLFLARQVRLDQGVVVTAVTSDAHGFFLRARDRRQQVEGSVTLGFDQLPGGKARLREWTIIDAQNRSTNVRLTSYGPGVNRPDLFVLNKHQVEK from the coding sequence ATGTCCCTGACCCGCCGCCTGTTGCTGACAGCCTTAGCCGCTGCCGCCCTGTCATCCACCGCCCTGCCCGTCATGGCGCAAAGCGGCAAGAACCAGTTCTCCGGCCTGATCGCCGTGCCCAGTTTCAATGCCGCCGACAAGGCGCGCATCGCCGAGGCCACGCGCAGCCTGCAAGACATTTCGAGCGCATTGGGCCGGTTCGAACAGACCGATTATCGCGGTCGTATCACCCACGGCACCTGGTATCTGCAACGCCCCGGCAAGATGCGCTTTGAATATGATCCGCCCTATTCGGTGGTGATCGTCTCCGATGGCAAAACCGTCAGCATGTGGGATCCGCGTCTTGAAACCGTTGATCGCGTCCCTCTGAGTGAAACCCCGCTGTCGCTGTTTCTGGCCCGCCAGGTGCGTCTCGATCAGGGCGTGGTGGTGACCGCCGTCACCTCCGATGCGCACGGCTTCTTCCTGCGCGCCCGCGACCGCCGCCAGCAGGTGGAGGGCTCGGTCACGCTCGGCTTTGATCAATTGCCGGGTGGCAAGGCCCGCCTGCGCGAATGGACGATCATCGACGCCCAGAACCGTTCGACCAATGTGCGCCTGACCAGCTATGGCCCCGGCGTCAATCGCCCGGATTTATTTGTGCTTAATAAGCATCAGGTCGAAAAATAA
- a CDS encoding DNA translocase FtsK has protein sequence MATLTATLWTAFDTHLRAIWRSAPMARMRGAFITLAGAVGMVSLATYNADDPSLNTASSGEVHNALGYYGAIMADIAAQSLGLAAWPAAALMVYFGLQRTFHPDPDQTRGKLRLHALWAVLFVLALAAAIAPLNSGSDPVVARSFGGFWGAGLNHLLFALFDFMHLPGALIVASLIFAGIAVFAFNQTFSLKFDAYLRAGQATASMLAEAMGRLTHRATSPDEDAAPVRPKRARKTKTFIDEGAYDGAIDEDPGFSPRMAFSPEDDSVPDFAPRILSDKPVAAPVVSDIKPLKPSAREAAEKQPEFEFLRPGHFRLPELSILAKPKPRSHTFDEDSLRQNARMLESVLAEFGVKGVIDQIRPGPVVTLYELAPAAGVKGARVVALADDIARNMSARSCRVSIVQGRNAIGIELPNQKRETVYLRDLLASREYENTGHTLPMALGESIGGDPYITDLAKMPHLLIAGTTGSGKSVGVNAMILSILYRLDPEQCKFIMIDPKMLELSVYDGIPHLLTPVVTDPKKAVVALKWTVKEMEDRYRRMSKIGVRNVASYNERARATAAEGKNFVRKVQTGFDETGQPVYEIDEMVPEPMPYLVVVIDEVADLMMVAGKDIEGAVQRLAQMARAAGIHLIMATQRPSVDVITGTIKANFPTRISFQVTSKIDSRTILGEQGAEQLLGQGDMLYMAGGGRITRLHGPFVSDEEVEAVAQYLRDQGTPNYLEDVTYGGDEESSEGGAGEGGGSGDDLYDKAVYYVTFDRKASTSYIQRKLQIGYNRAASLMEKMEMEGVVGPANHVGKRDILVGPPPGH, from the coding sequence ATGGCCACACTGACCGCAACCCTCTGGACCGCTTTTGATACGCACCTGCGCGCCATCTGGCGCTCGGCACCAATGGCGCGGATGCGGGGTGCCTTTATTACGCTGGCCGGAGCGGTGGGCATGGTGTCGCTGGCCACCTATAATGCCGACGATCCCAGCCTCAACACGGCGTCGAGCGGCGAAGTCCATAATGCGCTTGGCTATTACGGGGCGATCATGGCCGACATTGCCGCCCAGTCGCTGGGGCTGGCCGCCTGGCCCGCCGCCGCCCTGATGGTCTATTTTGGCCTGCAACGCACCTTCCATCCCGATCCCGACCAGACGCGCGGCAAGCTGCGCCTGCACGCCTTATGGGCCGTGCTGTTCGTGCTGGCCCTGGCCGCCGCCATCGCGCCGCTCAACAGCGGCAGCGATCCGGTGGTGGCGCGCAGCTTTGGCGGTTTCTGGGGCGCGGGCCTTAACCACCTGCTGTTCGCCCTGTTCGATTTCATGCACCTGCCGGGCGCGCTGATCGTGGCCAGCCTGATCTTCGCCGGTATCGCCGTCTTTGCCTTCAACCAGACCTTCAGCCTGAAATTCGACGCCTATTTGCGCGCCGGTCAGGCTACGGCCTCGATGCTGGCCGAGGCGATGGGCCGCCTGACCCACCGCGCCACCTCACCCGATGAGGATGCCGCGCCCGTGCGCCCGAAACGCGCCCGCAAGACCAAGACCTTTATCGATGAAGGCGCCTATGACGGCGCCATCGACGAAGATCCCGGCTTTTCACCGCGCATGGCCTTTTCGCCGGAAGACGACAGCGTGCCGGACTTCGCGCCGCGCATCCTGTCCGATAAGCCGGTAGCCGCGCCTGTGGTCAGCGACATCAAACCGCTGAAGCCCTCAGCCCGCGAAGCCGCTGAAAAACAGCCGGAATTCGAATTCCTGCGCCCCGGTCATTTCCGCCTGCCTGAGCTGTCCATCCTCGCCAAGCCCAAGCCGCGCAGCCATACCTTCGACGAAGACTCCTTGCGCCAGAACGCCCGGATGCTGGAAAGCGTGCTGGCCGAATTCGGCGTCAAGGGGGTGATCGACCAGATCCGGCCCGGCCCGGTGGTGACACTCTACGAACTGGCCCCGGCGGCGGGTGTGAAGGGCGCGCGCGTCGTGGCCCTGGCCGACGACATCGCCCGCAACATGTCGGCGCGTTCGTGTCGCGTCTCGATCGTGCAGGGCCGCAACGCCATCGGTATCGAACTGCCCAACCAGAAGCGCGAAACCGTTTATCTGCGCGACCTGCTGGCCAGCCGCGAATATGAAAATACCGGCCACACCCTGCCGATGGCGCTGGGTGAATCGATCGGCGGCGACCCCTATATCACCGATCTGGCCAAGATGCCGCACCTTCTGATTGCGGGCACCACCGGTTCGGGTAAATCGGTCGGCGTCAATGCCATGATCCTGTCGATCCTGTACCGCCTCGATCCTGAGCAGTGCAAATTCATCATGATCGACCCCAAGATGCTGGAACTTAGCGTCTATGACGGCATTCCGCATCTGCTGACCCCGGTGGTCACCGATCCGAAAAAGGCGGTGGTGGCGCTGAAATGGACGGTCAAGGAGATGGAAGACCGCTATCGCCGCATGTCGAAGATCGGCGTGCGCAATGTGGCCAGCTATAATGAACGCGCCCGCGCCACCGCCGCCGAGGGCAAGAATTTCGTGCGCAAGGTGCAGACCGGTTTTGATGAAACCGGCCAGCCCGTCTATGAAATCGACGAAATGGTGCCCGAACCCATGCCCTATCTCGTCGTGGTCATCGACGAGGTGGCCGACCTGATGATGGTGGCGGGCAAGGATATTGAGGGCGCGGTGCAGCGTCTGGCTCAGATGGCGCGCGCCGCCGGCATCCACCTGATCATGGCCACGCAGCGCCCGTCGGTCGATGTCATTACCGGCACGATCAAGGCCAATTTCCCGACGCGTATCTCGTTTCAGGTCACATCGAAGATCGATTCGCGCACCATTCTGGGTGAACAGGGGGCCGAACAACTGCTCGGCCAGGGCGACATGCTCTATATGGCGGGCGGCGGGCGCATCACCCGCCTGCACGGGCCGTTCGTCTCCGATGAGGAGGTCGAGGCCGTGGCGCAATATCTGCGCGATCAGGGCACGCCCAACTATCTCGAAGACGTCACCTATGGCGGCGATGAGGAGAGCAGCGAAGGCGGCGCGGGCGAAGGCGGCGGATCGGGCGATGATCTTTATGACAAGGCCGTCTATTACGTCACTTTTGATCGCAAGGCCTCCACCTCCTATATCCAGCGCAAGCTCCAGATCGGTTATAACCGCGCTGCCTCGCTGATGGAGAAGATGGAGATGGAAGGCGTGGTCGGCCCGGCCAACCATGTCGGCAAGCGCGATATTCTGGTCGGCCCGCCTCCGGGGCATTAG
- a CDS encoding ribonuclease E inhibitor RraB translates to MVWDFLVRYRHWLWAVGAAFLCIRLVRVIIYAAKSGQQKNSKRYNSEDGKRFYDYWHDGYDLKPEQLVDFHMSFDSEEKAGEVSFGLTRNFDMIESHIDKNDHGWGLTITLRLIPSSEKMDEIRHELSAAAKHADGTYDGWTLRN, encoded by the coding sequence ATGGTCTGGGATTTTTTGGTCAGGTATCGCCACTGGCTCTGGGCGGTTGGGGCTGCTTTCCTGTGTATCCGGCTTGTCCGCGTGATCATTTATGCCGCCAAATCTGGCCAACAGAAGAATTCTAAGCGCTATAATTCTGAAGATGGCAAAAGGTTCTACGATTACTGGCACGATGGTTATGATCTCAAGCCTGAGCAGCTTGTTGATTTCCACATGTCGTTTGACAGTGAAGAAAAGGCTGGTGAAGTGTCCTTTGGACTCACGCGTAATTTCGATATGATCGAAAGCCATATCGATAAAAACGATCATGGTTGGGGCTTGACGATTACTCTGAGACTCATTCCGTCATCTGAGAAGATGGATGAAATCCGGCATGAGCTTTCCGCTGCCGCCAAACATGCAGACGGCACATATGATGGCTGGACGCTGCGCAATTAA
- a CDS encoding L,D-transpeptidase family protein, with protein sequence MVKMFTARADGTFFSDQHKVRCALGKGGVRPANEKREGDGASPAGIWPIRHVFYRPDRLAAPETQLKLIPLTPDDGWCDDSKAAQYNRHVRLPFAASHETLWRDDHLYDVIVVLGHNDDPPVPGMGSAIFAHIAKPDYSGTEGCVALALPDMLALLRVAEPGDAIEIVTGRGVDWPQTP encoded by the coding sequence ATGGTCAAGATGTTTACCGCCCGTGCGGATGGCACGTTTTTCTCAGACCAACATAAGGTGCGTTGCGCGCTGGGGAAAGGGGGCGTTCGTCCTGCAAACGAGAAAAGAGAGGGGGATGGCGCGTCACCGGCCGGAATCTGGCCGATTCGCCACGTTTTTTACCGTCCCGACCGGCTGGCAGCCCCCGAAACGCAGCTTAAACTTATACCACTCACCCCCGATGATGGCTGGTGTGACGATTCGAAAGCCGCCCAATATAATCGCCACGTCAGATTGCCGTTTGCCGCCAGCCACGAAACCCTGTGGCGCGACGATCATCTGTACGACGTGATCGTGGTGCTCGGCCATAATGACGACCCGCCCGTGCCCGGCATGGGTTCGGCCATTTTCGCCCATATCGCCAAGCCCGATTACAGCGGCACCGAGGGCTGCGTGGCGCTGGCCCTGCCCGACATGCTGGCCTTACTGCGCGTGGCTGAACCGGGGGACGCGATTGAGATTGTTACGGGGCGTGGGGTCGATTGGCCCCAAACCCCGTAG
- a CDS encoding response regulator transcription factor, translated as MVQQKTLLIVDDDDELREALAEQLELHEEFKVVQASNGTEGLKLGKSINADLILLDVDLPDMDGREACRMLRKGGLTTPVIMLTGQVSDSDTILGLDAGANDYVTKPFRFAVLLARIRAQVRSHETSEDATFRIGPYEFKPALKVLVDQNGKKTRLTEKETNILKYLYRAGGKPVSREELLTEVWGYNAGVTTHTLETHVYRLRQKIEPDPANARLLMTDAGGYRLQF; from the coding sequence ATGGTTCAACAAAAAACCCTCCTCATTGTCGATGACGACGACGAACTGCGCGAGGCTTTGGCCGAGCAGCTCGAACTGCACGAAGAGTTCAAGGTGGTTCAGGCGTCGAACGGCACCGAAGGTCTGAAGCTGGGCAAGAGCATCAATGCCGACCTGATCCTGCTCGATGTCGATCTGCCCGACATGGATGGCCGCGAAGCCTGCCGCATGTTGCGCAAGGGCGGCCTGACCACGCCGGTGATCATGCTGACCGGGCAGGTATCGGATTCCGACACGATCCTGGGCCTCGATGCCGGGGCCAATGACTATGTCACCAAGCCGTTCCGCTTTGCGGTTCTGCTGGCGCGTATCCGCGCCCAGGTGCGCAGCCACGAAACCTCGGAAGACGCCACCTTCCGCATCGGGCCCTATGAGTTCAAACCGGCCCTGAAGGTGCTGGTCGATCAGAACGGCAAGAAGACGCGCCTGACCGAAAAAGAAACCAATATCCTCAAATATCTGTATCGCGCCGGCGGCAAGCCGGTGTCACGCGAGGAATTGCTGACCGAGGTCTGGGGCTATAATGCCGGAGTGACGACGCACACGCTCGAAACGCATGTTTATCGTCTGCGGCAAAAGATCGAACCCGATCCGGCCAATGCGCGCCTGCTGATGACCGATGCGGGCGGGTATAGATTGCAGTTCTAA
- a CDS encoding YggS family pyridoxal phosphate-dependent enzyme translates to MSLPDTGPEAETASAYLKLMARMHKALKAAGRASDAAYLTAVSKNQPWQAVEPVLLAGQRRFGENRVQEAMTRWGDVRGAYPDLDLRLIGPLQSNKAAEALTFFDVIESLDRDKIARAIADEIQKQGRHPALFVQINIGEETQKSGVLPGEADAFLKTARDTYGLNITGLMCIPPVEGPRGPYFALLGKIAARNGMGHLSMGMSDDFATALAFGSNEIRVGSALFGAR, encoded by the coding sequence ATGTCATTGCCAGATACCGGGCCAGAAGCCGAAACAGCCTCTGCCTATCTTAAGCTGATGGCAAGGATGCACAAGGCCCTGAAGGCGGCGGGCCGCGCGTCCGATGCAGCTTATCTGACGGCGGTATCGAAAAACCAGCCGTGGCAAGCGGTTGAGCCGGTATTACTGGCCGGACAGCGCCGGTTTGGTGAAAACCGCGTGCAGGAGGCCATGACGCGCTGGGGCGATGTGCGCGGTGCCTATCCCGATCTCGATCTGCGCCTGATCGGCCCTCTGCAAAGCAATAAGGCCGCCGAGGCCCTGACGTTTTTCGACGTGATCGAAAGCCTCGACCGCGACAAGATCGCCCGCGCGATCGCTGATGAAATCCAGAAACAGGGCCGCCATCCGGCGCTTTTTGTGCAGATCAATATCGGCGAGGAGACGCAGAAATCGGGCGTTTTGCCGGGAGAAGCCGATGCGTTTTTGAAAACGGCGCGCGACACCTATGGTCTGAATATTACAGGCCTGATGTGCATCCCTCCGGTGGAGGGGCCGCGCGGGCCGTATTTTGCGTTGTTGGGCAAGATTGCGGCGCGCAACGGTATGGGCCATCTCAGCATGGGGATGAGCGATGATTTTGCAACGGCTCTGGCTTTCGGTTCCAACGAAATCCGCGTCGGTTCGGCGCTGTTCGGCGCGCGGTGA
- the xth gene encoding exodeoxyribonuclease III, producing MRLSLASWNINSVRLRIDQVARFAAEQAPDVLCLQEIKCQSHEFPREAFEAMGYPHLLVTGQKGWHGVALASKIPFEVLETPAFCRRGEARAQAITIGGVEIQNFYIPAGGDIADRIENDKFDHKLTFYERLTESLYNRPADAPLLICGDLNIAPGEFDVWGHKQMLKTVSHTPPELAAFQILMEAGDFHDPFRAAYPDPQKIFSWWSYRAADFRKSNRGLRLDHILLNPALRAQIKGEVQAVIHDTVREWQRPSDHAPIQVSFEI from the coding sequence GTGCGGCTCAGCCTTGCTTCGTGGAATATCAATTCGGTGCGGCTGCGCATCGATCAGGTGGCGCGCTTTGCTGCCGAACAGGCGCCTGATGTCCTGTGTTTGCAGGAGATCAAGTGCCAGAGCCACGAATTTCCGCGTGAAGCTTTTGAGGCGATGGGCTATCCGCACCTGCTGGTCACCGGCCAGAAGGGCTGGCACGGCGTGGCCTTGGCCTCAAAAATCCCGTTCGAGGTGCTGGAAACCCCGGCCTTTTGCCGCCGTGGCGAGGCGCGCGCTCAGGCGATTACAATCGGCGGGGTGGAGATTCAGAACTTCTATATTCCGGCGGGCGGCGACATTGCTGACCGGATCGAGAACGACAAGTTCGACCACAAGCTGACCTTTTACGAGCGCCTGACCGAAAGCCTGTATAACCGCCCTGCCGATGCGCCCCTCTTGATCTGCGGCGATCTCAATATTGCACCGGGCGAATTCGACGTCTGGGGCCACAAACAGATGCTGAAAACGGTCAGCCACACGCCGCCGGAACTGGCCGCCTTCCAGATATTGATGGAGGCCGGTGACTTTCACGATCCTTTCCGCGCCGCCTATCCCGACCCGCAGAAGATTTTTTCGTGGTGGAGCTATCGCGCCGCCGATTTCCGCAAATCCAATCGTGGCTTGAGACTCGATCACATCCTGCTCAATCCGGCCTTGCGCGCCCAGATCAAGGGCGAGGTGCAGGCCGTGATCCACGACACGGTGCGCGAATGGCAGCGCCCGTCCGACCACGCTCCGATCCAGGTCAGTTTCGAGATTTAG
- a CDS encoding NtrZ family periplasmic regulatory protein, whose amino-acid sequence MKPVTNLMLSAVILALAGTSSHALAVTAQKTVRANSASSSLALTSMASGSDSYISDSSTSFNKLQSKTYQFDLSSKWGVKFDVSQPEMSPSGINDIDAGAFYKLTPSLRVGGSLGFGEKSDPLKSEAGNAVVAQDARKQPRVRLETTFKF is encoded by the coding sequence ATGAAACCTGTAACGAACCTGATGCTGAGTGCGGTGATTCTGGCTTTGGCCGGAACCTCCAGCCATGCTCTGGCCGTGACGGCGCAAAAGACGGTCAGGGCCAATAGTGCCAGTTCTTCGCTGGCCCTGACGTCGATGGCGTCCGGTTCCGACAGCTATATCAGCGACTCTTCGACCAGTTTCAACAAATTGCAGTCCAAGACCTATCAGTTCGATCTCAGCAGCAAGTGGGGCGTCAAGTTCGATGTCAGCCAGCCTGAGATGAGCCCGTCGGGTATCAATGATATTGACGCAGGCGCCTTCTATAAGCTGACCCCCTCGCTGCGCGTTGGCGGCAGCCTCGGTTTCGGCGAAAAATCCGACCCGCTGAAATCGGAAGCCGGTAATGCGGTGGTGGCGCAGGACGCCAGAAAGCAGCCGCGCGTCCGCCTCGAAACCACGTTTAAATTTTAG
- a CDS encoding DUF3576 domain-containing protein, whose amino-acid sequence MISMRKPALKAAMAMAALGMCLSFTACASMGSKGGATTASANTTEPEQDQKIPLSHLFGGGHKKTSAYNAQAGIGVNAYLWRASLDTIAFMPLASADPWGGTIITDWYANPEKPDERFKITVYILDSRLRADALNVTVNKQVLQNGQWVDADVSQQTQIDIENAILSRARELRLSDVKN is encoded by the coding sequence ATGATAAGCATGCGTAAACCTGCCCTTAAGGCCGCCATGGCGATGGCCGCGCTCGGCATGTGCCTGAGCTTCACCGCCTGCGCCAGCATGGGCAGCAAGGGCGGTGCCACCACTGCCTCGGCCAATACCACCGAGCCGGAGCAGGATCAGAAAATTCCCCTGTCGCATCTGTTTGGCGGCGGTCACAAAAAGACCAGCGCCTACAATGCCCAGGCCGGGATTGGCGTCAATGCCTATCTGTGGCGCGCCTCGCTCGACACCATCGCCTTCATGCCGCTGGCCTCGGCCGATCCGTGGGGCGGCACCATCATCACAGACTGGTACGCCAATCCTGAAAAGCCCGACGAGCGCTTCAAGATCACGGTCTATATCCTCGATTCACGCCTGCGCGCCGATGCGCTCAATGTGACGGTCAATAAGCAGGTTCTGCAAAATGGCCAATGGGTCGATGCCGATGTGTCGCAGCAGACACAGATCGACATTGAAAATGCCATTCTGAGCCGTGCGCGCGAACTGCGTCTGTCGGATGTCAAAAACTAA
- a CDS encoding UbiH/UbiF/VisC/COQ6 family ubiquinone biosynthesis hydroxylase gives MKNYDVVIAGAGMAGMTLALALKQGGLDVALVERQSFDDILDVAYDGRASAIAYACFRQWQALGVGQVLEHHACRMDEIVVSDGHLPGAASPKPLPFFLHFTASEISDSTGDEPLGYMVENRQTRKALYEAITQSGVDLFSPVSVSDSRETASMAEIELDTGEVLRAPLIVSAEGRRSSLRDKAGIHHIHWNYDQSAVVCTVKMEKPPVSRSANASLLERGHVAYEHFLPTGPFAILPLTGNRACIVWSEKHAKAKALMSVRPELFHAHLMARFGDFLGEVELIGDKFIYPLGLGLAQEMHKGRLALVGDSAHGIHPIAGQGLNLGLKDVAALAEVLIEAARLGEDLGSDLVLERYAKWRRFDNVSTAAIMDGFVRLFSTGNPLVRTVRDVGMGIFNRVPALRTFVMEDAGAATGDLPRLLKGENV, from the coding sequence ATGAAAAACTATGATGTGGTGATCGCAGGCGCAGGCATGGCCGGCATGACCCTGGCCCTGGCCCTGAAGCAGGGCGGGCTGGACGTGGCGCTGGTCGAGCGCCAGTCGTTTGATGATATACTCGATGTGGCCTATGACGGGCGCGCCTCGGCGATTGCCTATGCCTGTTTCCGGCAATGGCAGGCGCTCGGCGTCGGTCAGGTGCTGGAACACCATGCCTGCCGCATGGATGAGATTGTGGTCAGCGATGGCCATTTGCCGGGGGCGGCCTCGCCCAAGCCCCTGCCGTTTTTCCTGCATTTTACGGCGAGTGAAATCTCAGATAGTACCGGCGATGAGCCGCTCGGCTATATGGTCGAAAACCGCCAGACCCGGAAGGCGCTGTACGAGGCGATCACCCAAAGCGGCGTCGATCTGTTCAGCCCGGTATCGGTCAGCGACAGCCGTGAAACCGCGTCGATGGCCGAGATCGAACTTGATACGGGTGAGGTTTTGCGTGCGCCTTTGATCGTGTCGGCGGAAGGGCGGCGTTCCTCTTTGCGCGACAAGGCGGGCATTCACCACATCCACTGGAACTACGACCAGAGCGCCGTGGTCTGCACGGTGAAGATGGAAAAGCCGCCAGTTTCTCGTAGCGCTAACGCTTCGCTTCTTGAGCGCGGCCATGTGGCCTATGAGCATTTCCTGCCGACCGGGCCTTTCGCCATCCTGCCTCTGACCGGGAACCGCGCCTGCATCGTCTGGTCGGAAAAACACGCCAAGGCGAAGGCGCTGATGAGCGTGCGGCCCGAACTGTTCCATGCGCATCTGATGGCGCGTTTCGGTGATTTCCTGGGCGAGGTCGAGCTGATAGGCGATAAGTTCATCTATCCCTTGGGCTTAGGATTAGCGCAGGAGATGCACAAGGGGCGGCTGGCTTTGGTGGGCGATTCGGCCCACGGCATCCATCCGATTGCCGGACAGGGGCTTAATCTCGGCCTGAAGGATGTGGCGGCCCTCGCCGAAGTGCTAATCGAAGCGGCGCGGCTGGGCGAAGACCTGGGCTCCGATCTGGTGCTGGAGCGTTATGCCAAATGGCGGCGCTTCGATAATGTCTCGACCGCCGCGATCATGGATGGTTTCGTGCGGCTGTTTTCGACCGGCAACCCGCTGGTGCGCACGGTGCGCGATGTCGGCATGGGCATCTTCAACCGCGTGCCAGCCTTGCGCACCTTCGTGATGGAGGATGCGGGTGCCGCCACGGGTGACTTGCCGAGGTTGCTGAAGGGCGAAAATGTGTAG